ACCTGGGAGATCAAATTCACCCCGCCTGCCGGACAGGATAAAATTCCTCCTGCAAACGGCGATGTATTCCGTGTAACGGTCAGTCAGCCCTTTTCCAATATGGATACACTGTGGTTTACCACTCAAGCGGCTGAATACGAACCTTCAACGGTGGAAGATCCCCTGGATAAAATTGCGGTTGTTCCCAATCCATACCGTGCCCAGGCCGTTTGGGAACCGAAAAGTGCCTTTGCCAGCGGGCGCGGCGACCGGATTATCAAATTTATCAATTTGCCGCCTGTATGTACGATCCGCATCTATACTATTACAGGTGAACTGGTAAATACTTTGCATCATAACAGTTCCATGTGGGATGGCAGTGAAAATTATAACTTGCTGAATAAAGATAATATGGAGCTGGCTTTTGGCATGTATTTGTGGCATGTGGATGCATCGGCGTCGGGACTTGGAACTAAAATCGGAAAATTTGCGGTGATCAAATGAAAAGTAAAATTGTTAGCATATTTCTTGTTTTGTTGTTCATGGTGAACCCTGGGTTGGCTGTCAATAAAGTGGGGACCTCCGTGGCACAATTTCTGAAAATCGGAACATCGGCCCGGGCTCTCAGTATGGGTGAAGCAGCCGTTGCCGATGTCCGTGGACTGGAAGCCCTGCATTACAATGCGGCAGGATTGGCTCATCATCAGATCCAGGAGGCAATGTTTACCCAGAGCGACTGGCTGGCATCCACCCGCTACCTGTATGCTGCGGGTTCCATGAATTTGGGACGTTATGGCGCCGTGGGTGTGAATGTCGCCCATCTGGATTACGGAGAGATGAGTGTCCGCACAGAGGCCATGCAGGATGGAACGGGAGAATATTTTTCAGCCCAGGACCTGACTATTGGCCTGACCTATGCCAACCAGCTGACTGACCGGTTCAGTATGGGTGGACAGGTTAAATTTATCCGCCAGGAGATCTGGCACATGAGTGCCAGCACGATGGCCCTGGATATGGGTGCCCTTTTCATTCTTCCCTTAAAAAATATCCATCTGGGGATGAGCATAACCAATTTCGGTGGGAAACTTTTCCTGTCTGGCAGGGATGTTCGCTTTTATGAAGATCCCGACGAAGAAATGTATGGAAATAATGATCAGATTCCAGCCCTCTATGAGCTGGACCGTTGGCCTCTGCCCATAATTTTCCGGATCGGTTTGTCCGGTGATGTGTTTACCACGGAGAAACTGACACTCCGCATGAATGTGGATGCTTTGCACCCCAGTGATAATCTGGAATATATCAATCTTGGGACAGAACTGGAGATGTTCGGAACCGTCTTTCTGAGGGCAGGCTACCGTCAGCTTTTCCTTGAAGATGCCGAAGGTGGCTTATCTTTCGGCGGAGGCCTGTACTATCCTGTAACACCGGCTCTAAAGATCAGGGCAGATTATGCCTGGTGTGATTATGGCCGCCTTCATCAGGCTAACATGTTTACTCTATCCCTCGTCTACTAAGTCAGACATAATACATGAAATAAAAAGAGACGTGATATCACGTCTCTTTTTTTTTGAACTGTATATTTTCTGTCAGAACTTATTCAGCTATTTGTTCAAACCCCCGGGCTTTAAGATCCACATAGATAATAGCGACCATGGCAGCGACAATGATGAAATAGATAAGAGCCATCAACCATTCTCCAAAGATGAGTTTTCCCAGCCCGAAGAGGGCGGAATAAACCATAATCACTCCGCAGATCCAATCCAGAAACATTCTTCCGAACCCTGTATCGCCCTGCACATCCGGGAGTTTTTCCGCAATGGTTTTCCATCCGATTCCCCCGGGATGAACCTTCCGGTAGAACTCCAGAAGTTTCTCCTCTTTTACGGGACGGGTCAACCAGGTGACAATGAGCCATACGAGGGTTGTCCCGAAGACAGTGGGATAAAGGGTAATAGGGGATTGCATGCCGAAACCGTAGCGGGCAATGGGGTAAATGATCAGGGGGGCAATCAGTGCGGAAATCTCGCTCCATGCATTGATACGCCACCAGAACCACCGGAGCAATAACACCAGTCCGATACCGGCCGAGGCATTGATGATAAATTCCCAGGCACCCGATATAGTCGTTAAAAAATATTTTGTGATAACCAGAGACAGGACCGTCATCAGAATCAATCCGATCCGTGAGATGAGGACATAATGCTTTTCTCCGGCGTCGGGTTTGATAAAACGGCGGTAAAAATCATTGATCAGATAGGATGTCCCCCAGTTAAGCTGGGAAGCAATTGTAGACATATAGGCTGCCAAGAAAACAGCGATAAGGAGGCCCAAAAGACCACTGGGCAAATATCTCATCATCAGTTTGGGATACATCCGCCCCGGATCCACTGTGTTTTCATATTTTTCATAATAGGCAAGAAAAGAAGCGTCATCTGCCAGGTTTTCATCCTGGACCTGGCCATGATTTTCAAAAGTTTCCTGAGCCGCAACATAGTAAGCCGGATTTTCCTGCATTAGGATTTCCGGGCTCTCAGCCCGGGGAAGAATCACGAGGGCACTAAGGGCCACAATAATCCAGGGCCATGGACGGATGGTGTAGTGAGCGATGGTAAACCAGAGGGTGGCAAAGAGGCTGTGTTTTTCATCCTTGGCACTCATCATCCGTTGGGCTACATATCCGCCGCCACCAGGATCTGCCCCGGGATACCAGCTGGACCACCATTGGAGTCCGATATGAGCAATAAAAGCCCCGACACTTAAAGCCAGCACACC
This window of the Candidatus Neomarinimicrobiota bacterium genome carries:
- a CDS encoding Na+:solute symporter codes for the protein MNLNGLDIAVIVSFFAVIFGIAIYYSRKAGENTGEFFLSGRNLPWYLAGTAMVATTFAADTPLAVTELVARNGIAGNWLWWNMAIGGMLTVFFYARLWRRSGIMTDVEFVEMRYSGKAAAFLRGFRALYLGLFMNIIVLGWVHLAMEKIFLVTLPGVNAFLLVTIAAMIIAVYASASGLLGTARTDSFQFVFAMVGCIVLAVLVVRLPLVGGMTGLKEKLAPQVMSFVPKIGTSGVLEGVTGGVLALSVGAFIAHIGLQWWSSWYPGADPGGGGYVAQRMMSAKDEKHSLFATLWFTIAHYTIRPWPWIIVALSALVILPRAESPEILMQENPAYYVAAQETFENHGQVQDENLADDASFLAYYEKYENTVDPGRMYPKLMMRYLPSGLLGLLIAVFLAAYMSTIASQLNWGTSYLINDFYRRFIKPDAGEKHYVLISRIGLILMTVLSLVITKYFLTTISGAWEFIINASAGIGLVLLLRWFWWRINAWSEISALIAPLIIYPIARYGFGMQSPITLYPTVFGTTLVWLIVTWLTRPVKEEKLLEFYRKVHPGGIGWKTIAEKLPDVQGDTGFGRMFLDWICGVIMVYSALFGLGKLIFGEWLMALIYFIIVAAMVAIIYVDLKARGFEQIAE